In Hypomesus transpacificus isolate Combined female chromosome 4, fHypTra1, whole genome shotgun sequence, the following are encoded in one genomic region:
- the mrpl24 gene encoding probable 39S ribosomal protein L24, mitochondrial, with protein sequence MRLTKFLSMAAKATLPKDYRHTTNRPWTIAARRQNPPGKKRRKVFVEPIANEDWSVFRGDTVEILSGKDKGKQGKVTQVFRHRNWVILDGLNTHFRYIGKSEDYRGTYIASEAPLLLKDIKLIDPSDRKPTEVEWRFTEEGDKVRVSLRTGRIIPRPLFQRKDGIITQQWKDCPKDTSPEDCLEKTYTPSLKTLEEEVMEKLNIQDDRRPRKSYWY encoded by the exons ATGCGTTTGACAAAGTTCCTGTCAATGGCCGCTAAGGCTACTCTTCCTAAAGACTACCGTCACACAACAAATCGACCTTGGACTATAGCTGCAAGGCGACAGAACCCACCAGgcaagaagaggagaaaggtcTTTGTAGAGCCCATAGCTAACGAAGACTGGTCTGTTTTTAGAGGAGACACG GTTGAAATTTTGTCTGGGAAGGATAAAGGGAAACAGGGAAAGGTTACCCAGGTCTTCAGACACAGAAACTGGGTCATCCTGGACGGCCTGAATACA CATTTTAGGTACATTGGTAAATCTGAGGACTACCGAGGTACTTATATTGCCAGTGAAGCTCCCCTCCTACTCAAAGACATCAAACTCATCGACCCCAGTGACAG GAAGCCCACAGAGGTGGAATGGAGGTTTACAGAGGAAGGAGACAAGGTCCGTGTGTCCCTTAGAACTGGACGCATCATTCCCAGACCACTGTTCCAGCGCAAAGATGGTATAATAACACAACAATGGAAGG ATTGTCCTAAAGACACTAGTCCAGAGGACTGTCTGGAGAAGACCTACACACCCTCACTAAAGACCCTAGAGGAGGAGGTCATGGAGAAGCTGAACATTCAGGATGACAGGAGACCCAGGAAGTCCTACTGGTACTGA
- the LOC124467615 gene encoding brevican core protein-like — translation MRPETLVPLLCAMCHISLAFPALTGHSEDDIGHLQVSILSPSPISAPLGDSVTIPCLVSLSIPSSTSTPIPPRVKWSVVSRGQEMEILVARGHRVKVNEAYRERASLVNYATSPEDLSLWLGDLRSADSGYYRCEVQQGLEDANDLVQLTVKGVVFHYRHASGRYAFSFPEAQNACDSIGAQIATPDQLLAAYHDGYEQCDAGWLADQSVRYPIQVPREGCYGDMNGQPGVRNYGTLEPTELFDVYCYVEQIDGEVFHDPIPQLLSLDEAQTYCERAGAELATTGQLYMAWSEGLDWCSPGWLADGSVRYPIVTPRERCGGALAEVKTLYLFSNQTGFLEPSSRHDVYCFKGHGNPHTDAPMDYMATEPEDMGQDVILLMQPAEELQLNQDPDQVEREAQRALDSLPAFQNTPIGEDLQDTPPTPISDMDSPFSPTTSSPNLLQPFDETLLPVEVDHDSQQPTLSLRIHNSSTPDQPEPETTPEFPEPSFEPHRHYQPMPETNLDEMEYPQASGSKHFQPMPETNLDVVDNNKSTTMGNHSYQIMTTMTSTTFNSTREVTEQHEKQDPTSESGHEEAIVGEHEQASTSAGYQERISHHPGQSTFAPFTEVTSVWSPQDGSGDLSQETDPIIHQEIQMISVHTTSVSPTSDLNTQNSTSPGTTDISRHLFLDHSEESGQDFYSTVVAHLSGTSTTNVERTGLLERLDSSGEQELQPLKQDDDHVGSGEEMATTGSPDLAVTSKRPVQLTTVEYQTMSTSKMADPTTEDEGSGYETGTNASHLEQEVFSVEPQTSSWDLHRTTSAPQESRDDLAYSSSGPMFISPTEHSASSTETDESVSDSNSSSTTEPTATPVSAFTQVFMQTWSPSTTTPQNVPEPTDPKLVTALIPPVDQSQVELEYGLTKPPTLRMLPNGRAAVGRAGKLSEACLEDPCVNGGTCVEEDGHTKCLCLPSYGGDFCQTDLEQCDAGWEKFQGFCYKHFNQRLSWEVAEQHCRMTGGHLVSIMSPEEQDFINTNYKEYQWTGLNDKTIEGDFHWSNGNPLLYENWYRGQPDSYFLSGEDCVVMVWHDSGRWSDVPCNYHLAYTCKKGTSLCGPPPKVPNASMFGKARQRYETDAIVRYYCAQGFQQRQNPLVKCLAGGRWEEPQIRCIPGAHSTTQLGGVPSPTSENLGLGEEESQTKESPQYWDIKF, via the exons ATGCG ACCAGAAACACTCGTTCCTCTTCTGTGTGCAATGTGCCACATCTCTCTGGCCTTCCCTGCACTGACTGGACACTCAGAAG ATGATATAGGACACCTCCaggtctccatcctctctccgtctcccatCTCCGCCCCACTGGGAGACTCTGTCACCATTCCCTGCCTGGtgtccctctccatcccctcctccacctcaactCCAATTCCTCCTCGGGTCAAGTGGAGCGTGGTGTCCAGAGGGCAGGAGATGGAGATCCTGGTGGCCAGGGGTCATAGGGTGAAGGTCAACGAGGCCTACCGGGAGAGAGCCTCCCTGGTTAATTACGCCACATCCCCTGAGGATCTCAGCCTATGGCTGGGGGATCTGCGGTCAGCTGACTCGGGCTACTACCGCTGTGAGGTGCAGCAGGGTCTGGAGGATGCCAACGACCTTGTGCAGCTGACTGTCAAAG gtGTGGTGTTCCACTACCGACATGCCTCTGGTCGCTATGCCTTCTCATTTCCCGAGGCTCAGAATGCCTGCGACAGCATCGGTGCCCAAATCGCCACGCCCGACCAGCTCCTGGCAGCCTATCATGATGGCTATGAACAGTGTGATGCTGGCTGGCTTGCAGACCAATCTGTAAG GTACCCAATCCAGGTCCCTCGCGAGGGTTGCTATGGGGACATGAACGGGCAGCCTGGAGTGAGAAATTATGGGACACTGGAACCAACTGAGCTGTTTGATGTCTACTGTTATGTTGAGCAAATAGATG GAGAGGTTTTCCATGATCCTATCCCTCAGCTGTTGTCATTGGATGAAGCGCAGACCTACTGTGAGAGAGCTGGGGCAGAGCTGGCCACCACTGGGCAGCTGTACATGGCATGGAGTGAGGGTCTGGACTGGTGCAGCCCTGGATGGTTGGCTGATGGCAGCGTACGCTACCCCATTGTGACCCCTAGAGAGCGCTGTGGCGGGGCTCTGGCGGAAGTCAAAACTCTGTACCTCTTCAGCAATCAGACGGGCTTCCTTGAACCTTCTAGTCGCCATGACGTTTACTGTTTCAAAG GCCACGGGAATCCTCACACCGATGCACCGATGGACTACATGGCCACAGAGCCTGAAGACATGGGACAGGATGTAATCCTCCTCATGCAGCCGGCCGAGGAGCTGCAGCTGAACCAGGATCCAGATCAGGTGGAGCGAGAGGCCCAGAGGGCCTTAGACTCCCTCCCTGCATTCCAAAATACTCCCATTGGGGAAGACCTGCAAGACACGCCCCCTACACCCATCTCAGATATGGACTCCCCTTTCAGCCCTACCACATCTTCACCGAACCTCCTTCAGCCCTTTGATGAGACTCTACTTCCTGTAGAGGTTGACCATGACTCTCAGCAACCCACATTGTCTCTCCGGATCCATAACTCCAGTACACCAGACCAGCCTGAGCCAGAAACCACCCCAGAGTTTCCAGAGCCTTCTTTTGAGCCTCACAGGCATTACCAGCCGATGCCAGAAACAAACCTGGATGAAATGGAGTACCCTCAAGCCAGTGGTTCCAAGCACTTCCAGCCCATGCCTGAGACCAACCTAGATGTTGTAGATAATAATAAAAGCACAACGATGGGTAACCATAGTTATCAAATCATGACTACCATGACATCAACGACTTTCAACTCTACCAGAGAAGTTACAGAGCAACATGAGAAACAAGACCCAACATCAGAGAGCGGGCATGAAGAGGCCATAGTAGGGGAGCATGAGCAGGCATCTACCTCAGCTGGGTACCAAGAAAGAATCAGTCACCATCCAGGACAGTCAACCTTCGCCCCCTTCACAGAGGTCACATCAGTATGGTCTCCTCAGGATGGCTCTGGAGACCTTTCCCAAG AGACTGATCCAATCATCCACCAGGAAATCCAAATGATCAGTGTCCATACCACCTCAGTTTCTCCCACTTCTGACCTCAACACTCAGAACTCCACCTCTCCAGGAACCACTGACATTTctagacatttgtttttggatcaTTCTGAAGAGTCGGGGCAGGATTTCTATTCCACAGTCGTTGCACATCTTTCTGGAACCTCAACTACAAATGTGGAAAGAACAGGCCTTCTTGAAAGATTGGACTCCTCGGGAGAACAGGAACTGCAACCACTGAAACAAGATGATGATCATGTTGGATCTGGTGAGGAAATGGCCACCACTGGGTCTCCAGATTTGGCTGTCACCAGCAAAAGACCTGTTCAGCTCACTACTGTTGAGTATCAGACGATGTCAACTTCCAAAATGGCCGACCCCACAACAGAGGACGAGGGAAGTGGGTATGAAACAGGCACAAATGCATCACACCTGGAGCAAGAGGTCTTCTCTGTTGAGCCCCAGACATCCAGTTGGGATCTGCACCGCACCACCTCTGCACCCCAGGAATCCAGGGACGACCTGGCGTACAGCAGCAGTGGACCCATGTTCATCTCACCAACAGAGCATTCAGCTTCCTCAACTGAGACAGATGAGTCTGTATCTGACTCCAACTCCTCTTCCACTACCGAACCCACTGCTACCCCCGTGTCTGCCTTCACACAAGTGTTCATGCAAACCTGGAGCCCGTCCACAACCACCCCACAAAATGTTCCTGAACCAACAGACCCAAAACTGGTGACGGCTCTCATCCCACCCGTGGATCAAAGTCAGGTGGAGCTTGAATACGGTCTTACCAAACCACCCACCTTGCGTATGTTGCCCAATGGGAGAGCTGCCGTGGGCAGAGCCGGGAAACTTTCAG AAGCTTGTTTGGAGGACCCTTGTGTCAATGGAGGCACCTGCGTTGAGGAGGATGGACACACCAAGTGTCTCTGTTTGCCCAGTTATGGAGGAGACTTCTGTCAGACAG ACTTGGAGCAATGTGATGCTGGCTGGGAGAAGTTCCAGGGCTTCTGCTACAAACACTTCAATCAGCGACTGAGCTGGGAAGTGGCTGAGCAGCACTGTCGCATGACCGGCGGCCATCTTGTCTCCATCATGAGCCCTGAGGAACAGGACTTCATCAACA CCAATTATAAAGAGTATCAGTGGACTGGACTGAATGACAAAACCATCGAGGGAGATTTCCACTGGTCCAACGGAAACCCATTA CTCTATGAGAATTGGTACAGAGGTCAGCCGGACAGCTACTTCCTGTCCGGAGAGGACTGTGTGGTGATGGTGTGGCATGACTCTGGACGCTGGAGTGACGTGCCCTGTAACTACCACCTGGCTTATACCTGCAAGAAAGGCACAT CCTTGTGCGGGCCACCTCCCAAGGTCCCCAATGCGTCAATGTTTGGCAAAGCTCGCCAGCGCTACGAGACTGATGCCATTGTGCGCTACTACTGTGCCCAGGGCTTCCAACAGAGACAAAACCCTCTGGTCAAATGCCTGGCAGGTGGCAGATGGGAGGAGCCACAGATCCGCTGCATTCCAG GGGCACACAGCACTACGCAGCTAGGAGGAGTCCCATCGCCTACCTCAGAAAATCTGGGTCTTGGTGAAGAAGAATCTCAAACAAAGGAATCACCACAATACTGGGACATCAAGTTTTAA
- the LOC124467515 gene encoding glutathione S-transferase A-like has product MAKSITLLWCVGSPPCWRVMLALEEKNLQGYNQKLLSFEKGEHKSKEVMDLNPRGQVPTFKHGDIIVNESYAACMYLESQFKSQGTKLIPDGPAEQGLVFQRMFEGLSIYQRTGDVIWYEYYIPEAERMDITIKRNMAALATEIKLWEGYLQKMEPGSYLAGKSFSMADVVVFPTIAFLFRSGLSADRYPRLGQYYELMKHRPSAKATWPQDWVETPGDNTLKDL; this is encoded by the exons ATGGCCAAGAGTATAACTTTGCTATGGTGCGTTGGGTCTCCTCCGTGCTGGCGAGTGATGCTCGCGCTGGAGGAGAAAAATCTGCAAGGCTACAATCAGAAACTGCTATCTTTTGAGAAAGGAGAACACAAATCCAAGGAAGTTATGGATCTCAATCCAAGAGGACAG GTACCTACTTTCAAACATGGGGACATCATAGTGAATGAATCCTATGCAGCATGCATGTATCTGGAG AGTCAGTTCAAGTCCCAGGGGACCAAGTTAATTCCTGATGGACCAGCGGAACAGGGATTAGTGTTCCAGCGCATGTTCGAAGGACTTTCTATCTACCAGAGAACAG GAGATGTCATCTGGTATGAATATTACATCCCTGAGGCTGAGAGAATGGACATaacaataaagagaaacatgGCTGCGCTTGCCACTGAAATCAAACTGTGGGAAGGTTACCTGCAGAAG ATGGAGCCAGGATCCTACCTGGCTGGAAAATCATTTTCAAtggctgatgttgttgtttttccaacCATTGCCTTCCTCTTCCGATCTGGGCTGAGTGCTGACCGATACCCCAGGCTGGGTCAGTACTATGAATTGATGAAGCACAGACCCAGTGCTAAAGCTACCTGGCCCCAAGACTGGGTGGAAACTCCAGGAGACAACACCCTCAAGGACTTGTGA